Proteins from a single region of Nitrospiria bacterium:
- a CDS encoding NHL repeat-containing protein, whose protein sequence is MRRPSRFGHRVVYYRSLLLSRVSGEGFCVFITGFVLTLGMSLPSSFGLETAADLVLGQVDFTRNGTNGGFGSTNRIGLNVPFAVVLDRSVVPNRVYVSDYNNNRVLGWGNISALRNGAPADLVIGQPNFSTGSCNTGGINAGTLCVPMGLAVDGAGNLYVADRGNSRILVYFTPFSSDGIADRVLGQTNFTSGGCSNPSSSSAAAGSLCAPVGVAVDSSGNVYAADMGNNRALEFDTPLGTDAIADRVFGQSNFTGRAAGPGPVGLNQPYAVEVDGTGNVFAADFGNNRVLEYNTPLSSDSYADRVFGQPNFTSTSENTGGVSAGSLRNPSGVTVD, encoded by the coding sequence ATGCGCCGTCCATCGCGGTTTGGCCATCGGGTTGTCTATTATAGAAGCCTTCTTCTGAGCCGAGTCTCGGGGGAAGGCTTTTGTGTTTTTATCACCGGGTTCGTTTTAACCCTTGGGATGTCCCTTCCTTCCTCATTCGGCCTGGAGACCGCGGCGGATCTCGTGTTGGGCCAGGTTGATTTTACGCGGAATGGGACCAACGGCGGGTTTGGCTCCACCAATCGCATCGGTCTCAATGTGCCGTTTGCGGTGGTCCTTGATCGAAGCGTCGTTCCCAACCGGGTTTATGTTTCCGATTACAATAACAACCGGGTGCTGGGGTGGGGGAATATCTCCGCCTTAAGGAACGGGGCGCCCGCGGATCTGGTCATCGGCCAGCCCAATTTCTCCACGGGGAGTTGCAACACAGGGGGGATCAACGCGGGCACGCTTTGCGTCCCAATGGGATTGGCCGTGGATGGAGCGGGGAACCTTTATGTGGCAGATCGGGGGAACTCCCGCATATTAGTGTATTTCACTCCGTTTTCTAGCGATGGAATTGCAGATAGGGTGTTGGGGCAGACCAATTTTACTTCGGGGGGCTGCAGCAATCCAAGCTCTTCATCGGCCGCCGCCGGCAGTCTTTGCGCTCCGGTGGGTGTCGCGGTGGATAGTTCGGGCAATGTATACGCAGCCGATATGGGCAACAATCGGGCCTTGGAATTCGACACACCCCTCGGCACCGATGCCATCGCCGACCGTGTCTTCGGACAATCAAATTTTACCGGAAGGGCAGCGGGGCCGGGTCCCGTAGGTCTTAACCAACCTTATGCCGTAGAGGTGGACGGGACGGGCAATGTATTTGCGGCCGATTTTGGGAACAACCGGGTATTGGAATACAACACGCCTCTGTCCTCGGACAGTTACGCGGACCGCGTCTTCGGGCAGCCTAATTTCACCTCGACATCGGAGAACACGGGGGGAGTGAGCGCCGGAAGTCTGCGAAATCCATCGGGTGTAACGGTGGAC